The region GGAGTAGACTCAGCTATTGTGGCACAACTTCGGATAGGAATATGTGCTTTAttgtgggctatatggaactgcaggaatgatatgatctttaacagacaaaatattttaaatttcttgcaggtcatcttcagagctacggcatggatccgtacgtggtcgttactcactcctaCGGCCTTCagtgagcctttggttactgggtgcaaccgttaggagatggtagcacggggtattttcaaccggtttggatggcgcccATTAATAGGATAGGTGTCTAGTCATCTTATCATGTTTTTATGCCGGTTGTGGATTTTTTAATTCAGACTTTTGTTTTATTTCACTCCGCTAGTGAGCTGGACTATTTTCAGACTTTGTACTCCATTGGAACATTTTAATATGGTCGTATGCATCTATCTGATGCAAAGGCCGGATGATCCTCCTTCTAAAAAaatccattggccgagttgctccaGCGTTTTCACCGACAACACATTTGTTAGCAATCACTTCTATGTTTCTCTTGCCGTCGCAGAACATCCTGTTCAAGTAAGAGCACACTCTACTTGACCATCTTAATTTATACTTCCTCATAATTCGTGATGTGATAAGATACcataaataaaaaactaaaaaaatgtttgGCTTGCAAATGTAGTAATTCAGTGATTTTTGGAGATATGAGATAACATTGCTTCAGCATGTAGGATATTTTCATCTAGCAAATCCAATAATCgtggggaaaactttgtttttgccgctctagtttttgcccactttacttatgccactctagaatttgacatttcgcTTTTGCCacccttagcttttgacaatatatcacaattgacattccgtggcaaaagcaaaattttcagagtggcaattgtgatacattatataaagcttagaatggcaaaagtgaAATAAAAATTGTTGATTTTGCCATGTAATGGCATTTGCGATGTATTGTCAAAAATTAAGAGTAccaaaagtgagatgtcaaattctagagtggcataagcaaaatgGGCAAAAactagtggcaaaaacaaaatattcCTATAACCATGTACGATATTCAGTTCAGTACAAGTGCAGGGTAGTTTCTTCTCACACTTAAGTATACAGCTGTATTTCTTCTAGCGTAAATCACCGGCAAGGTCCTTTTGTTGTTTTTACTGCATCGTTCATGGATTTGTATGCACATATCTAAATGCTCCTTGTACAGAGAAATCGATGTACATGTAAGGTTTATAATGCAAATATTAGCACCATTGGCTTTGCGGTGAGATTAATCATTCTGAATTATCCTTTTGACTCCAATGAATTATCATTACCAGGCCCATTGTCTTTGCAATCTGTTCTATTTTAATTCAGTGTGACGTGTTTTTCTCATTTGTTGGTCAGTCCATTATTCGTGTCTCTTGCCAATGCTATGGCTATTGTATTTATTTCTATTGGCATACATTGTGTGAAGAACAACGAGTTGCTTCAATGCCACTTTGTCATGGACTCATGGTGGATGAAGGGGTCGATGATTATAGTGAGCTTGGCTTTTGAACTGGACATGGTTGGTTTGATTTTCATTTTTGTGCATGTGGTTTCTGGTTTGTAGGCTCAAGTACTCTATTCTTTTCACATCTGCAATGATGCCTAACTGTTTTTTCATGGTGTCCCTTTCATATTTCTGTAGATGTGATTGTATAGCAACGGCGGTATCACCAGCTATCACCATCAATGTGAAAGGACGTCCAACATTGAAGAGAACCTTGCGACTAATACAATGTCTCGCTTGCTTTACTCTGTGATAACCACGGCTTCGAGATTTTTCTTATGCATGACCTGAATTTCTCATGCCGGGagtattcgcaaaaaaaaaagcttcGCTTCTAATTGTGTTTTCTCATTTCCAGGGAGGTGGCTACAATAGCTATTTGGAGTGAAAATGTTGAAGCTTTTGATGCAGACATACTTATTCATTAGTTCCAGGGAATAATAGGTGAGGCCTGCCAATGTCATCTTAGATATTTCTCGCAAAAAAAAGTCATCTTAGATATAGTGAAGGTTGTATATTTTTAGTTAGACTATTTGTATGCATTTGTTATACAAATCATCATGGTGGGATGGCAAGCAAATCATACAAATACCTTCACTCTACAAACTTTGTCATCTTTTCCCGAGTAGATATTTCATCCAAGAGTTAAATAGTTTTTGTACGAATTTTTACTATGTTCTTCCGTAATGACAAACTTTGGTGTTTGCACCTTCATTTTCAAATAAACCTCTAATATCTAGAGATGTTACTGGCTTGAAGTGAGTTATTGTAGAATTGTTCAGGTAGAATATTTTGTTGTTGAAAGTTAAAGACATCTTGGTTGCATGTAATAGTCAACATTGTGTCCCCATTTACAAGTAAAACGGTGCAGCAAAGCGCGCGTCTGCTTCTAGTCTTATACCAAGCACGCTACCCGCTTGCTCGCCGGGGCGACACACGAACACGGAGCGGGCCATCCATTTTAAGCGTGAGCATCGGGCGGTACCCCATCATCGAGTCGCGCTCCCACATCTCAAACCTGTAGAGGCAGAGAAGAACAGCCGCAAATATCTTCATCTACCTGTACGCAAACTCCTTCCCCAGGCAGATCCGAGGCCCCGCCTATGTCAAACAACAGCACAAGCATACACGTCACGTGAATATGGATAACTCTATCTGAGCCAGGTCGTCGTGTAGTCCTGTGATGATTTAGTTATGTGTCCCACCTGGAATGCCGTGAACTTGTAGGGGCTCTCCGGGACGAACACGCCGTCGCCGTCGAGCCACCGATCCGGCCTGAACTCCTCGGCGTCGTCGCCCCACAGGAACTTCATCCTGCCCATCGGGTACGGCTGGTAGTTCACCATGTCCCCTTTCCTCACGGCGTGGCCGTCCGGCAGCGTGTCATCAGAAAAGCAGTACTTGACATCCTACACCAACAAAACCATACTAATCGTGACGTCCGGGCCACATAGCACACAAGGAAATTAATGCGCCAGGGATCGGGTCAACTCACGATGGGCACCGCCGGGTACAGCCGGAGGGTCTCCGTCAGCGCGGCGTGGAGGTACGGCATGTTGCTGATGGCGTCTTCTGTCAGGCACGCCGTGAGTTCTTGGACGCCGACGTCCCGGTCGCCGCTGGTGGCCTCGCGCACCTCCCTCGCGATTTTGTCCTGGATGCGCTGGTTGCTGCACAGCACGTAGAGGAACCACGACAGCGTCCCCGCCGACGTGTCGCGGCCGGCGATCACGAAGTTCAGTATGATGTCCCGGAGGTACTTGTTGTCGAAGCAGCCGGGGTCTTTCTCCCTCTCCAGCAGGAATCTCGACAGTATGTCCTCTTTCTTGGCCTGCCAAGTCAGTAAATGTCACGACGCCAGGCCAGATTTGGTACTGCCAGGCGGCGATGCGATGTTCGCAAGAGGAAAAGAGCTTACGAATTCGTGTTCATCTCTGCCcatctgctcgaccttcttgtcgatgACGGCGTACACGAAGTCGTTGATGGTGCGCACCGACCGCTTCATGGCCGCCTCCGACGAGACGTTGAGGAGCCTCTTGGCCTTCCAGAGCGGGTCGAAGAACCGGTACAGCACCTGCTCGTTGGCGTCGTCGAACGCCCGGGCGAACGCCGCGCTCTCCTGGCTGGACTGGGACAGCCCGCCCAGGTTGACTCCGAACCCAATCGTGAAGAGATCGAGTCCAGCGTCGACCGCATGAACAGATCGTGCATGTCCACCCtctccccggcggcggcggcggcggccacgatGCCCGCGAGCTCGGCGGCCGTGGTCCCGGAACACGCCGCTGCTGTACTCGCGGAGCACCCGGGTGGAGAACTCGAAGCTCGCGACCTTGCGCTGGTGCCGCCACATGGCGCCGTCCAcgttgaagatgccgtcgccgaggAGGTCCTCCAGCACGTCGTGGGTCATGGTGCCCTTGCCGTAGTTGGCGAAGTTGGTGCGGAGGATGTACTCGACGTTGGCGGGCTCGACGGTGTACACGTAGTTGCAGGTCGGGGTGAGCATGCGGAAGGTGCGGTACCTCTGGGAGAGCTCCGTCTGGTACTCGGCCAGGCGGCCGAAGTTGAAGAGCTGGTGGAGCATGGTGCCGGCCACTGGCGGGTAGTTCCGTCGCTTGCCGAGCAGGGCGTGGCGCGCCAGGTACAGGGCCAGGAGGAGCAGCGAGAGCGCCAGCAGCGTGGGCTGCTGGCTCAGCGGTGGATCCATGGCCGTGAAGCGCCGCTCGGTCACGGTGCGGAGGACGCCGGGTGCGTCGCCGGGCGTGCTGGCGTGTGCAGTGTGGATTGTGGAGAATGAAGGCTTGGATGCGAGTGCGGTGCACATGAACGGGCAATTTGGTGCCGGGTGTGCGCCTTGTGTTCGTCTTCTCGTTTTCAATACACGTGAAGAAGACGCAAACCAGATCGTTGAGTCGACGTGCCGTTTGAGTTAACTATAATGACGACAACGAACACATATAATACAGTAAGAAAGTTTGGAACGAAAAGGAATAGCCAAAACCTCAGAAAAATCCAACAGTTGCGTTGTAAATTGTAAACCCCACATCATGATTCAGGACAAGCCAATTGGGTGCTTAAAATAGGCAGAAGTCAGATCTGAATAGGTCATCGCTTCGTTTCGTCTGCTTCCACTTCCGAGTAATCTCATTgttagagaaaaaaacgagagccctccctcaaaaaaaaaaaaaacgagAGCCCGTGGAGATATCCTTTTTgcctttttttttcttcctttgcACCCACACATAATATTAATCAATGTGCGTCTTCGTTTCATACGAGCGATTATTGAGAAAGGACGATGATAGGCGTCGGTGCGTCAGCCCAAATTTAGGCCAGTCGCTGCCCTACTGTTCGATTCGCCCTGTTACGGCCGTCACATACtggtccttctccttcctcccttcTATCAAGGCACGTGATCTGGAAACAACACCCCCCCCCCTCGGTGTTCGCCGGCCATCGCGTTCATCCCCCTTCCCGCCCATGCTCGTCGGTAGCGACCCCAACCCTCCATTGCCCGCCGTTTCGCCGCTCCTACTCGCCGGCCACTCGTGTCGACCACGCTTATCCCCCGACCGCCCCATGCTTCTGACATTGGTGACTGCAACTCACCCCGTCGGCCGCCCTTGCCACAAACTGGTTCGCTGGCATGGCCGGCCGCCCTTGCCGCAAACTGGTTCGCCGGCATGGTCGGCCGCCCTTGCCGCAAACTGGTTCGTCAGCATGGCCGACCGCCGCACGCAACATCGTTGGCCGCCGGTTGCAGCTCGATGCACGTCGTTCGTGCGTGGCCAGTCACCGTCGCCGTCACACGCCCTTGCAGCTTTTCTCAACGTCGATTCCAGATTTTGTGTCGCCGGTTCCAGCAAATTTCCTTCGTCCCAGCCACTTGATTCACCGGTTCCAGCTTTTTACTTCGCCAAAAGAAGCTTTTCTCAACGCGGGTGGAAGCTTCGCAGTGCCAGTTGTAGCAAAATCAGTCGTCGTCATAGAACCACACCCATTCCAGTTGCAACATAAAATTCTGCCGGTTCCAGCTTCTAAGactgccggttccagcaaaaatagcTCGTCGGTGCCCCAACCCCATCGCTATTGTAGCAAAATCGATCACTGGTTGTAGCAAAATCGAACACCAGTTGTAGCTTTTGTGATTGCCGGTTGCAGCTCGCCGCATGGCTGTTTCCAGCACGCCAAGCAGTCGGTTCCAGCAAAACTCCATGGCAGGTTGCAATGTCGCCGTAGCAATTCTCCCTGGCTGTTCCAACATCTACCTTTGCCGGTCGCCACGGAGCAGTAAGAGATGCAGTTGAGAGAGGGAAAATTGAGGGGAGGACACTGGCTTGGGGGTCGGCTTCGGGAGTGCTCGTCGGAGAAGAGGAGGGGGGTTCGCTGGAGGAGATTGCCGGATCGAACTTCCATGGCAACTGGGGAGGTCGGGAAAAAGAAAGAAGACTCAGGAAAGGGAAGGAGAAGGACGCCGGGGTGGGGAAAGATATAACATGGTGGGCCCCTTGCGATTTGATTCGTTGTAGCCAGCGCGCCGAACACAAGCGTCTTCCATTGAGAAAACAATTTGAAAATCAAGCATCGGATTAATTTGAAAATCAAGACATGAATGTAATTAATTAGCAAAATTAACTACGTGTGCAATTAATTTGGTCCACCTAGAGATTTTTTGGTGCCGAATTAATGGAAAACCGAGTCATTAATGCAATTAATTGATTAGGCATGCAGTTAATTTAGAATGCATATAATTAGAGTGATGTAGAGATTTTTTTCTCAATTAGGCATGGAATTAATTAATTAGACAACCACTTAATTAAGCTCGTGAGTAATTAGACAACCAATTACTTATGCATGTAATTAATCAATCAATTAATTAGAAAGATATTTAATATGATCAAATCAATTTGAATGCGCTCAGGCTCTCGTTGACGTTGGCGATGGCTAGCAGGCTCATAACTATATGGTCGACCAACCTTTGTTAACATAAACAACGGTCACCATGCGCTCATGACATGTGTGACCAAGCGTTGGCCAAGATGGATGACAACCGTGATCTACACAATATCCACATGCTGAGATTGCGAAAACGTTCGTGTGTGAGGACCACAGTCGACGACGCTCGCGCGCCGAAAGTCGAGGGCTATAACTAAGGACAATCGGTCACACACAACCATGCTTGAAGTATTGTTTCATCCTATTACAACGCATGCGTATTTAGCTAGTTAATCAATAAAACAGAGTACATGATACGCCCAGCAAACTTTGTAGAAAGAAGCCCACATAAAACAATAGGTGAAGtatctagtaaaaatgacttttcaATGAAAATTTGAAAATTCCCACGCGAGCCATCAGATCTATAATAGACGCCACGAATTAAAGGCGGGATCCGTAAGCATCCCTATTCACGCAATGATTAGCCAAATCATTTGGGGATTTCCTTCCCCAACTCCGAGGCCGAGACTTCCCGCAGTGGCGAGACGCAAGGCGCGACGGCCACAACCGGCGGAGACGGGGGCGCGCACCGCGTCAGAGTTCGCTCTCATCAGCGGGGAGGGCTCACGAGAAGCCGGGGCGAAGACATCGTCGGGAGGAAGACGAGGATATCCGTGGCGGCCGAACATGCAGCTTGACCGGCGACGTAGACCGTGTGGCAGGGGAGTGGAATTGCATAGGTTACGCACACGCCGACCGCACCAGCCGTGGGGTGAAGTAAAGTGGTGCCATGCTATCAGCTCCACCAAGTTGTTGCGCCCAGTGATGGCGGGTGTGACCTACGAGTAGCCGCGTCCATCACATTAGTGTTCGGATGCATCGACCTCGAgcggtaaggccaactccaatgcgcgACCCCAAATTGTCCAGCCGCGTCCATTTGGAGGTTAACTGACACAAATCGCGACCCAACGCGTGGGAGCAAACGAACAAATGTCCGTTTTTTTCCACCAGTGACCCATTCCCAGCCCAAATTTGGGCCGCATTTGCGTCGAAAAGGACAATGCATGGATGGGCGGGACATGCGCCCTTGTCCTCCCCTGGCTCTCCCGTTGAAGACACAATGTGCCCACTTTCCCTCCATTTCCCAAAACCCTCCCGTGCTCCCCTTCCCTCCCTCCTTCCATGGTCGGTGCTGCGAAGAAACCCGGCTACGAGGCCGCCACCACCTCCCACCCCACGACGAAGAAGAGGAATAAAGAGCGGTTGGAGCTCACGCTGGAGGAGGTCGTGCATCTAGACATTGAATCAGCCAAGAGGAGGGCCTGGCGGACCTGTTGCGGCGGAGAAGATCTCGCTACCGACTTCGCCGCCAAGGCCGCGCCCACATACCACAAGGCCGCTTTGGACCAGAACGAGACATCCT is a window of Triticum dicoccoides isolate Atlit2015 ecotype Zavitan chromosome 2B, WEW_v2.0, whole genome shotgun sequence DNA encoding:
- the LOC119365145 gene encoding cytochrome P450 704C1-like, which encodes MCTALASKPSFSTIHTAHASTPGDAPGVLRTVTERRFTAMDPPLSQQPTLLALSLLLLALYLARHALLGKRRNYPPVAGTMLHQLFNFGRLAEYQTELSQRYRTFRMLTPTCNYVYTVEPANVEYILRTNFANYGKGTMTHDVLEDLLGDGIFNVDGAMWRHQRKVASFEFSTRVLREYSSGVFRDHGRRARGHRGRRRRRRGEGGHARSVHAVDAGLDLFTIGFGVNLGGLSQSSQESAAFARAFDDANEQVLYRFFDPLWKAKRLLNVSSEAAMKRSVRTINDFVYAVIDKKVEQMGRDEHEFAKKEDILSRFLLEREKDPGCFDNKYLRDIILNFVIAGRDTSAGTLSWFLYVLCSNQRIQDKIAREVREATSGDRDVGVQELTACLTEDAISNMPYLHAALTETLRLYPAVPIDVKYCFSDDTLPDGHAVRKGDMVNYQPYPMGRMKFLWGDDAEEFRPDRWLDGDGVFVPESPYKFTAFQAGPRICLGKEFAYR